One Littorina saxatilis isolate snail1 linkage group LG10, US_GU_Lsax_2.0, whole genome shotgun sequence DNA window includes the following coding sequences:
- the LOC138978358 gene encoding potassium voltage-gated channel protein Shaw-like has protein sequence MMFLTSGVLVFSTLVFWCERENMGSIPEAFWWAIVTMTTVGYGDIAPKSFLGKIVGSLCAISGVVLIAITIPVLVNNFLLFYGYSKVIQARLREAMEKEDKQHWKEAAEGCTQRPASTCSTNRVHVKPYGVQLGDGLHSEQAKVKF, from the exons ATGATGTTCCTGACCTCGGGAGTCCTGGTGTTCAGCACCCTAGTGTTCTGGTGTGAGCGAGAGAACATGGGCAGCATCCCCGAGGCCTTCTGGTGGGCCATCGTCACCATGACAACGGTGGGATACGGTGATATCGCCCCAAAGTCGTTCTTGGGCAAGATTGTGGGGTCCCTATGTGCGATCAGTGGCGTGGTGCTCATCGCTATCACCATCCCCGTTCTCGTCAACAACTTCTTGCTGTTTTATGGATACTCCAAG GTCATTCAGGCCAGACTGAGAGAGGCAATGGAAAAGGAAGACAAACAACATTGGAAGGAAGCGGCGGAAGGATGCACTCAAAGACCCGCAAGTACATGTAGCACCAACCGCGTTCACGTGAAGCCCTACGGAGTCCAGCTTGGAGACGGCCTTCACTCCGAGCAGGCCAAGGTCAAGTTCTAG